One segment of Mycolicibacterium baixiangningiae DNA contains the following:
- the glnT gene encoding type III glutamate--ammonia ligase, giving the protein MSTDLATLAEKTGTKFILALFVDLRGKPCAKLVPVEAVEQLATEGVGFAGYAVGAMGQEPKDPDLVAIPDPASFTAIPFVKEGLAIVHCDPHVEGKPWPYAPRNILKTLIQQAADAGFEPWVGAEVEYFLLKRNADGSLVTADAADTAAQPCYDARGVTRMYDHLTAISTAMNQLGWSNYANDHEDGNGQFEQNFQFADALTTADRVITLRYLLSMIAAERDMVATFMPKPFGDRTGTGLHLHLSLTSGGTPVFPADDAALDDRGLGLSDTAYAFIGGILDHACALQSVIAPTVNSYKRTGATSTASGASWAPRTATYGGNDRTHYIRVPDAQRIELRGGDGSANPYLAVAAALGAGVDGIKRSADPGAVGAVMEGRKPLPPTLLHAVEELEVDPVVSGVLDAAGGGGVARYFADLKRHEFFDYHGTVSPWEVDQYLTAF; this is encoded by the coding sequence ATGTCCACCGATCTCGCCACGCTCGCCGAGAAGACCGGCACCAAGTTCATCCTGGCGCTGTTCGTCGATCTGCGCGGAAAGCCCTGCGCCAAGCTGGTTCCCGTTGAGGCTGTCGAACAGCTCGCCACCGAGGGCGTTGGTTTCGCCGGTTACGCGGTAGGCGCCATGGGGCAGGAGCCCAAGGACCCCGACCTCGTCGCGATCCCGGATCCCGCGTCGTTCACGGCCATCCCCTTCGTCAAAGAGGGCCTGGCGATCGTGCATTGCGATCCCCACGTCGAGGGCAAGCCGTGGCCGTATGCGCCGCGCAACATCCTCAAGACGCTCATCCAGCAGGCCGCCGACGCCGGCTTCGAACCCTGGGTCGGGGCGGAGGTCGAGTACTTCCTGCTCAAACGCAACGCCGACGGCAGCCTCGTCACGGCCGACGCCGCCGACACCGCGGCCCAGCCCTGCTACGACGCGCGCGGCGTGACCCGCATGTACGACCACCTCACCGCGATCTCCACCGCGATGAACCAGTTGGGCTGGTCCAACTACGCCAACGACCACGAGGACGGCAACGGCCAGTTCGAGCAGAACTTCCAGTTCGCCGACGCGCTCACCACCGCCGACCGCGTCATCACGCTGCGCTACCTGCTGTCGATGATCGCCGCCGAACGCGACATGGTCGCCACCTTCATGCCCAAGCCGTTCGGTGACCGCACCGGCACCGGCCTGCACCTGCACCTCTCGCTCACCAGCGGCGGCACCCCGGTGTTCCCCGCGGACGACGCCGCTCTTGACGACCGCGGCCTCGGCCTGTCGGACACCGCGTACGCGTTCATCGGCGGAATCCTCGACCACGCCTGCGCGCTGCAGTCGGTGATCGCCCCAACGGTCAACTCCTACAAGCGAACCGGCGCAACGAGCACCGCATCGGGCGCCTCGTGGGCACCGCGGACCGCCACCTACGGCGGCAATGACCGCACCCACTACATCCGCGTGCCCGACGCACAGCGCATCGAACTGCGCGGCGGTGACGGTTCGGCCAATCCGTACCTCGCGGTCGCCGCGGCCCTGGGGGCGGGTGTCGACGGAATCAAGCGTTCGGCCGACCCGGGTGCGGTCGGTGCGGTGATGGAAGGCCGTAAGCCTCTGCCGCCCACCCTGCTGCACGCGGTGGAGGAACTGGAGGTCGACCCCGTCGTGTCCGGTGTCCTCGACGCCGCGGGCGGCGGCGGCGTCGCCCGCTACTTCGCCGACCTCAAACGGCACGAGTTCTTCGACTACCACGGGACTGTCAGCCCGTGGGAGGTCGATCAGTACCTGACCGCGTTCTAG
- the leuA gene encoding 2-isopropylmalate synthase, translating into MNTPNSSDAYSSARAITTPSGPPHPGQPAWNTQRASSMPVSRYRSFADEVEPITLPDRTWPDKVVDTAPMWCAVDLRDGNQALIDPMSPQRKRRMFDLLVRMGYKEIEVGFPSASQTDFDFVREIIEQGAIPDDVTIQVLTQCRPELITRTFEACQGAPRAIVHFYNSTSILQRRVVFRADRDAVKKIAVDGARLCVEEAAKYPDTAWRFEYSPESYTGTELEYAVDVCNAVADIVKPTPEVPLIVNLPATVEMATPNVYADSIEWMNRNLRPRDSIILSLHPHNDRGTAVAAAELGYQAGADRIEGCLFGNGERTGNVCLVTLGLNLFSRGVDPQIDFSNIDEIRRTVEYCNQLPVHERHPYGGDLVYTAFSGSHQDAINKGLDQMKVDADAADKDVDDILWQVPYLPIDPKDVGRTYEAVIRVNSQSGKGGVAYIMKADHGLVLPRRLQIEFSQAIQKITDGEGGEVSPKEMWDVFADEYLSPVRPLERIRQRVDAAEVDGGTDTITAVVKVDGAEREIVGAGNGPLAAFVDALGAIGFDISVLDYSEHALSAGEEAQAAAYVEASVGGRTVWGVGIATSITTASLRAVVSAVNRAARG; encoded by the coding sequence ATGAACACCCCGAATTCGTCAGACGCCTACTCGTCAGCCCGCGCCATCACCACCCCGTCCGGCCCGCCCCATCCCGGCCAGCCGGCGTGGAACACCCAGCGCGCGTCGTCCATGCCGGTCAGCCGCTACCGCAGCTTCGCCGACGAGGTTGAGCCCATCACGCTGCCCGATCGCACCTGGCCCGACAAGGTCGTCGACACCGCCCCCATGTGGTGTGCGGTAGACCTGCGTGACGGCAATCAGGCACTGATCGACCCAATGAGCCCTCAGCGCAAACGCCGCATGTTCGACCTGCTGGTGCGCATGGGCTACAAGGAGATCGAGGTCGGTTTCCCGTCGGCCAGCCAGACCGACTTCGACTTCGTCCGCGAGATCATCGAACAGGGCGCGATCCCCGACGACGTCACCATCCAGGTGCTGACGCAGTGCCGGCCCGAACTGATCACGCGCACCTTCGAGGCCTGTCAGGGCGCGCCGCGGGCGATCGTGCACTTCTACAACTCGACGTCGATCCTGCAGCGCCGCGTGGTGTTCCGCGCCGACCGGGACGCCGTGAAGAAGATCGCCGTCGACGGCGCGCGGCTGTGTGTCGAAGAGGCCGCGAAGTATCCGGACACGGCGTGGCGGTTCGAGTACTCCCCCGAGTCCTACACGGGCACGGAGCTGGAGTACGCCGTCGACGTCTGCAATGCGGTCGCCGACATCGTCAAGCCCACCCCCGAGGTGCCTTTGATCGTCAACCTGCCCGCCACCGTCGAGATGGCGACGCCCAACGTCTACGCCGACTCGATCGAGTGGATGAACCGGAACCTGCGCCCGCGCGACAGCATCATCCTGAGCCTGCACCCGCACAACGATCGCGGAACTGCCGTCGCCGCAGCCGAATTGGGCTATCAGGCCGGGGCCGACCGCATCGAGGGCTGCCTGTTCGGCAACGGCGAGCGCACCGGCAACGTCTGCCTGGTGACGCTGGGCCTGAACCTGTTCAGCCGTGGCGTCGACCCGCAGATCGACTTCTCCAACATCGACGAGATCCGCCGCACCGTCGAGTACTGCAACCAGCTGCCGGTGCACGAACGGCACCCGTACGGCGGCGATCTGGTGTACACGGCGTTCTCCGGCAGCCACCAGGACGCGATCAACAAGGGCCTCGACCAGATGAAGGTCGACGCCGACGCGGCCGACAAGGACGTCGACGACATCCTGTGGCAGGTGCCGTATCTGCCGATCGACCCGAAGGACGTCGGCCGCACCTACGAGGCCGTCATCCGGGTGAATTCGCAGTCGGGCAAAGGCGGCGTGGCCTACATCATGAAGGCCGACCACGGGCTGGTGCTGCCGCGCCGCCTGCAGATCGAGTTCAGCCAGGCGATCCAGAAGATCACCGACGGTGAGGGCGGCGAGGTGTCGCCCAAGGAGATGTGGGACGTCTTCGCCGACGAATACCTGTCGCCGGTCCGGCCGCTGGAGCGGATACGTCAGCGCGTCGACGCGGCGGAGGTCGACGGCGGCACCGACACCATCACCGCCGTGGTGAAGGTCGACGGCGCCGAGCGCGAAATCGTCGGTGCGGGCAACGGCCCGCTGGCCGCGTTCGTCGACGCGCTGGGCGCGATCGGCTTCGACATCAGCGTTCTGGACTACTCCGAGCACGCCCTGTCCGCCGGCGAGGAGGCCCAGGCCGCCGCCTACGTCGAGGCCTCCGTCGGCGGTAGGACGGTGTGGGGTGTCGGTATCGCGACGTCGATCACGACGGCCTCGCTGCGCGCGGTGGTCTCGGCGGTGAACCGGGCCGCCCGCGGCTGA
- a CDS encoding NAD(P)/FAD-dependent oxidoreductase has translation MTETADVVIVGGGLEGAAAAWALAERGVTNVVLAERHTVGAGMTGKSSGIVRCHYGVSSLAAMANAGLEVFENPQKYLGEAADDIGFRQTGYVVGVGEQNVDAMRKSLAAQRAVGVQTEEIDAAEVAKMWPFADLEPFAAFGWEPRGGYGDAYQTAQAFAIAARAAGVRVRQSTAVQSLVTDGERVTGVKLADGGEISAETVVVATGVWTRPFLAQHRIDVPIRVVREQIVFIDPGVELGPVPVFSDLVSLQYIRPEPDGTVLFGNSDLADNEDTDPDNYLNRATDDFVDITVEKVGTRFPGFPDASITSSYAGCYDVTPDWNPVISRTDLDGLVIAAGFSGHGFKIAPAVGRLVADLIVDGHSSDPRIPETDFRLSRFADGDLLKTPYPYVGAGEMR, from the coding sequence ATGACCGAGACAGCTGACGTCGTCATCGTCGGCGGCGGCCTCGAGGGCGCCGCCGCCGCATGGGCGCTGGCCGAACGCGGCGTCACGAATGTGGTTCTCGCCGAACGGCATACGGTCGGTGCCGGGATGACGGGCAAATCGAGCGGCATCGTGCGCTGCCATTACGGGGTCAGCTCGCTGGCCGCCATGGCCAACGCCGGGCTGGAGGTGTTCGAGAACCCGCAGAAGTACCTGGGCGAGGCGGCCGACGACATCGGCTTCCGCCAGACCGGTTACGTCGTCGGTGTCGGTGAGCAGAACGTCGACGCGATGCGCAAGAGCCTTGCGGCGCAGCGCGCGGTCGGTGTGCAGACCGAGGAGATCGACGCCGCCGAGGTCGCCAAGATGTGGCCGTTCGCCGACCTGGAACCGTTCGCAGCCTTCGGCTGGGAGCCGCGCGGCGGATACGGCGACGCGTATCAGACCGCACAGGCCTTCGCGATCGCCGCGCGGGCCGCGGGTGTGCGGGTGCGACAGAGCACCGCCGTGCAGAGCCTGGTGACCGACGGTGAGCGCGTCACCGGGGTGAAACTCGCCGACGGTGGCGAGATCTCCGCCGAGACCGTCGTCGTGGCCACCGGCGTCTGGACCCGTCCGTTCCTCGCCCAGCACCGCATCGACGTGCCGATCCGCGTGGTGCGTGAACAGATCGTGTTCATCGACCCCGGCGTGGAACTCGGGCCGGTGCCGGTGTTCTCCGATCTGGTGTCGCTGCAGTACATCCGGCCCGAACCCGACGGCACCGTCCTGTTCGGCAACAGCGATCTGGCCGACAACGAGGACACCGACCCGGACAACTACCTCAACCGCGCCACCGACGACTTCGTCGACATCACCGTCGAGAAGGTCGGCACCCGGTTCCCCGGATTCCCCGACGCCTCGATCACCAGCAGCTACGCCGGCTGCTACGACGTCACGCCCGACTGGAACCCGGTGATCTCGCGCACCGACCTCGACGGCCTCGTCATCGCCGCCGGGTTCAGCGGACACGGATTCAAGATCGCGCCCGCGGTCGGCAGGCTGGTGGCGGATCTGATCGTCGACGGGCACAGCTCCGACCCCCGGATCCCCGAGACCGACTTCCGGTTGTCCCGCTTCGCCGACGGCGATCTGCTCAAGACGCCCTACCCGTACGTCGGGGCCGGAGAGATGCGGTGA
- a CDS encoding FMN-binding glutamate synthase family protein, whose amino-acid sequence MTSSSDDRSRLGLRESATFDRATIAGIQRAADTGIYDIRGWGAKRALPHFDDLLFLGASMSRYPLEGYREKCATDVVLGDRHAKYPLHLDIPVTIAGMSFGALSGQAKEALGRGASEVGTSTTTGDGGMTQEERGQSKHLVYQYLPSRYGMNPDDLRKADAIEVVLGQGAKPGGGGMLLGQKISERIASMRTLPQGIDQRSACRHPDWTGPDDLTIKINELREITDWEKPIYVKVGATRTYYDVKLAVHAGADVVVVDGMQGGTAATQDVFIEHVGVPTLAAIPQAVQALQELGVHRKVQLIVSGGIRTGADVAKALALGADAVAIGTAALIALGDNHPRYAVEYEKIGSAAGFYDDFQDGRDPAGITTQDPELAARLDPVEAGRRLANYLRVLTMEAQTIARACGKAHVCHLEPEDLVAITIEAAAMARIPLAGTNWIPGAGL is encoded by the coding sequence ATGACTTCCTCCAGTGACGACCGCTCCCGGCTGGGATTGCGCGAATCCGCGACCTTCGACCGGGCCACCATCGCCGGCATCCAACGTGCGGCGGACACCGGCATCTACGACATCCGCGGCTGGGGCGCCAAGCGTGCCCTGCCGCACTTCGATGATCTGCTCTTCCTCGGCGCCTCGATGTCGCGCTACCCGTTGGAGGGCTATCGCGAGAAGTGCGCCACCGACGTGGTGTTGGGCGACCGTCACGCGAAGTACCCACTGCACCTGGACATCCCGGTGACCATCGCCGGTATGTCTTTCGGCGCGCTGTCGGGACAGGCCAAGGAGGCGCTGGGCCGCGGCGCCAGCGAGGTGGGCACCTCCACCACCACCGGTGACGGCGGGATGACGCAGGAGGAGCGTGGGCAGAGCAAGCACCTGGTGTACCAGTACCTGCCGTCGCGGTACGGCATGAACCCCGACGATCTGCGCAAGGCCGACGCGATCGAGGTGGTGCTCGGTCAGGGCGCCAAGCCCGGCGGTGGCGGAATGCTGCTGGGCCAGAAGATCTCCGAGCGGATCGCGTCGATGCGCACCCTTCCGCAGGGGATCGACCAGCGGTCGGCGTGCCGGCACCCGGACTGGACCGGACCGGACGATCTCACCATCAAGATCAACGAACTGCGTGAGATCACCGACTGGGAGAAGCCGATCTACGTCAAGGTCGGCGCCACCCGCACCTACTACGACGTCAAGCTCGCGGTGCACGCGGGCGCCGACGTCGTGGTGGTCGACGGGATGCAGGGCGGCACCGCCGCCACCCAGGACGTGTTCATCGAACACGTCGGCGTGCCCACGCTGGCGGCCATCCCGCAGGCGGTGCAGGCGCTACAGGAACTCGGGGTGCACCGCAAGGTGCAACTCATCGTGTCCGGCGGCATCCGCACCGGCGCGGACGTGGCCAAGGCGCTCGCCCTCGGCGCCGATGCGGTGGCCATCGGCACCGCGGCACTGATCGCCCTCGGCGACAACCATCCGCGCTACGCCGTCGAGTACGAGAAGATCGGCAGCGCCGCAGGGTTCTACGACGATTTCCAGGACGGGCGCGATCCGGCCGGTATCACCACCCAGGACCCGGAACTGGCCGCCCGCCTTGATCCGGTCGAGGCGGGCCGCCGTCTCGCCAACTACCTGCGAGTGCTGACGATGGAGGCGCAGACCATCGCCCGCGCGTGCGGGAAGGCCCACGTCTGCCATCTCGAACCCGAGGACCTGGTGGCCATCACGATCGAGGCCGCCGCGATGGCGCGCATCCCGCTGGCCGGCACCAATTGGATTCCCGGAGCGGGGCTGTGA
- a CDS encoding protein glxC → MDAVNFDLRTTKLREVNTALHSADIAGDFVIQNPDGAHNVAVGVNAPVRVTVDGHVGYYAAGMNQQAEIVINGNAGTGVAENMMSGTVWVKGNASQSAGATGHGGLLVIEGNAAARCGISMKGIDIVVGGDIGHMSAFMAQAGRLVVRGDAGEALGDSIYEARLYVRGSVASLGADCVAKEMRDEHHEELRRLLKAAGFEDDDTAAYTRYGSARQLYHFHVDNTGAY, encoded by the coding sequence ATGGACGCGGTGAATTTCGATCTTCGCACCACGAAGCTGCGCGAGGTCAACACCGCGCTGCACAGCGCCGATATCGCCGGTGACTTCGTGATCCAGAATCCCGACGGCGCGCACAACGTCGCCGTGGGCGTCAACGCGCCCGTCCGCGTGACGGTCGACGGTCACGTCGGCTACTACGCCGCCGGGATGAACCAGCAGGCCGAGATCGTCATCAACGGCAACGCCGGCACCGGTGTCGCCGAGAACATGATGAGCGGCACCGTCTGGGTCAAGGGCAACGCGTCCCAATCCGCCGGCGCCACCGGACACGGTGGGCTGCTGGTCATCGAGGGCAATGCCGCTGCGCGGTGCGGTATCTCGATGAAGGGCATCGACATCGTCGTCGGGGGCGACATCGGCCACATGAGCGCGTTCATGGCCCAGGCCGGCCGGCTCGTCGTGCGCGGTGACGCCGGTGAGGCGCTCGGCGACTCGATCTACGAGGCCCGCCTCTACGTCCGCGGCTCGGTGGCATCGCTGGGTGCGGACTGCGTCGCCAAGGAGATGCGGGACGAACACCACGAGGAACTCAGACGGCTGCTCAAGGCCGCGGGTTTCGAGGACGACGACACCGCGGCCTACACCCGCTACGGCTCGGCCCGCCAGCTCTACCACTTCCACGTCGACAACACAGGGGCGTACTGA
- a CDS encoding ammonium transporter yields MDTGTTAFMLCCIIGLTLMIPGLALFYGGMVSVKSSTNMMMMTFGAVASVGILWVLFGFSMVFGTSYGGFVGSFTEFAGMKDLLEPMTTVDGLPVSLFAVFQALFAAITVALISGAVADRMKFGAWMGFATLWAVLVYFPVAHWVFAFDGVVTENSVGGWIANTLGAVDFAGGTAVHINAGAAALAVAIVLGKSAMFGQLRKPHNVPLTLLGAGLLWAGWYAFNGGSALAAGNSAAIVMVTTFVATCAAVLAWLAVEKIKDGHVTGVGAASGAITGLVAITPACGAVTPVGAIFVGAIAGAVCVYAVGLKSRFGYDDSLDVVGVHLVGGVIGTLLIGFFASEGMPNGVNGLFYGGGIDQLWKQAVAAGAVMLYSFVVAYIIAFALKKTVGIRISPDEEEQGIDAKFHRESSYDWQPV; encoded by the coding sequence ATGGATACAGGAACCACAGCATTCATGCTGTGTTGCATCATCGGCCTCACGCTGATGATTCCGGGTCTCGCGCTGTTCTACGGCGGCATGGTCTCCGTCAAGAGCTCCACCAACATGATGATGATGACCTTCGGGGCCGTCGCATCCGTCGGGATCCTGTGGGTGCTGTTCGGGTTCTCGATGGTGTTCGGCACCTCGTACGGCGGGTTCGTCGGCAGCTTCACGGAGTTCGCCGGCATGAAGGACCTGCTCGAGCCGATGACCACTGTCGACGGCCTGCCGGTCAGCCTGTTCGCGGTCTTCCAGGCGCTGTTCGCCGCCATCACCGTCGCACTGATCTCCGGTGCGGTCGCCGACCGGATGAAGTTCGGCGCGTGGATGGGCTTCGCCACGCTGTGGGCGGTGCTGGTGTACTTCCCCGTCGCGCATTGGGTGTTCGCCTTCGACGGTGTGGTGACCGAGAACTCGGTCGGCGGCTGGATCGCCAACACCCTCGGCGCCGTCGACTTCGCCGGTGGCACCGCGGTGCACATCAACGCCGGCGCCGCGGCGCTCGCCGTCGCGATCGTCCTCGGCAAGTCGGCGATGTTCGGGCAGCTGCGCAAACCGCACAACGTGCCGCTGACGCTGCTCGGCGCGGGTCTGCTGTGGGCCGGCTGGTATGCGTTCAACGGCGGTTCCGCGCTGGCCGCAGGCAACTCGGCGGCCATCGTCATGGTCACCACGTTCGTCGCCACCTGCGCGGCGGTGCTGGCGTGGCTCGCCGTCGAGAAGATCAAGGACGGTCACGTCACCGGTGTCGGTGCGGCATCGGGCGCCATCACCGGCCTGGTCGCGATCACCCCCGCCTGTGGTGCGGTCACCCCGGTCGGCGCGATCTTCGTCGGCGCGATCGCCGGTGCGGTCTGCGTCTACGCCGTCGGCCTCAAATCGCGCTTCGGCTATGACGATTCGCTCGATGTCGTGGGCGTGCACCTGGTCGGCGGCGTGATCGGCACCCTGCTCATCGGCTTCTTCGCCAGCGAGGGCATGCCGAACGGCGTCAACGGTCTGTTCTACGGCGGCGGGATCGACCAGCTGTGGAAGCAGGCGGTCGCGGCCGGCGCGGTGATGCTCTATTCGTTCGTGGTCGCGTACATCATCGCCTTCGCGCTCAAGAAGACCGTCGGCATCCGCATCTCGCCCGACGAAGAGGAACAGGGCATCGACGCCAAGTTCCACCGCGAATCCTCATACGACTGGCAGCCCGTCTAG
- a CDS encoding nitroreductase family protein, translating to MANPPAHRHADTRVPIHPHLAARWSPRAFDPAAPLDDEALTALLEAARWAATWGGRQPVRYLVGRRGDPTFDALGGLLRRGNSYARAASALILVCADEGDDERTARYAVLDAGAAIAALSVEAVSRSLITHPMAGFDIDGAREAFGIPEGVLPLAVVAVGKLGDYSQVDDAVAERDSRPRERLPLEQIAFRETWGHPAF from the coding sequence GTGGCCAACCCGCCCGCCCATCGGCACGCCGACACCCGCGTCCCCATCCATCCCCACCTCGCCGCCCGCTGGAGCCCCCGCGCGTTCGACCCGGCGGCCCCCCTGGACGACGAGGCGCTCACCGCACTGCTGGAGGCCGCGCGGTGGGCCGCGACGTGGGGTGGCCGCCAACCGGTGCGCTACCTCGTCGGGCGTCGCGGCGACCCGACGTTCGATGCGCTGGGCGGGCTGCTGCGCCGCGGCAACAGCTACGCGCGGGCTGCGAGCGCGCTGATCCTGGTCTGCGCCGATGAGGGTGACGACGAGCGCACCGCCCGATACGCCGTCCTCGATGCGGGTGCCGCGATCGCCGCCCTCAGCGTCGAGGCGGTGTCCCGCTCGCTGATCACCCACCCGATGGCCGGCTTCGACATCGACGGGGCACGGGAGGCGTTCGGTATCCCCGAGGGTGTGCTTCCGCTGGCCGTGGTCGCCGTCGGAAAGCTCGGGGACTATTCGCAGGTCGACGACGCCGTCGCCGAACGTGACTCCAGGCCCCGCGAACGGCTGCCGCTCGAGCAGATCGCGTTCCGCGAAACGTGGGGCCACCCCGCGTTCTGA
- a CDS encoding helix-turn-helix domain-containing protein: MNDVPLLRNESGTARERDPQEPVEDTEFEAAIGRNVRKLRQQHGLTVAEMATRVGISKAMMSKIENAQTSCSLSTLALLAKGFDVPVTSLFRGADVERPAAFVKAGTGARIVRNGTKEGHDYQLLGSLRGEHKRLECLEVTLSEKSRTYPLFQHPGTEFIYMLEGVMDYSHSRSVYRLHPGDSLQIDGEGAHGPVDLVELPIRFLSVIAFPDSQI; this comes from the coding sequence GTGAACGACGTTCCGCTGCTCCGCAACGAGTCGGGGACCGCGCGCGAGCGCGACCCGCAGGAGCCGGTCGAGGACACCGAGTTCGAGGCGGCGATCGGGCGTAACGTGCGCAAACTCCGGCAGCAGCACGGGCTCACCGTTGCCGAGATGGCCACCCGCGTCGGGATCTCCAAGGCCATGATGAGCAAGATCGAGAACGCCCAGACGTCGTGCAGCCTGTCCACGCTCGCGCTGCTGGCCAAGGGCTTCGACGTGCCGGTCACCAGCCTCTTCCGCGGTGCGGACGTCGAGCGTCCAGCCGCGTTCGTCAAGGCGGGGACCGGCGCCCGGATCGTGCGCAATGGCACCAAGGAAGGCCACGACTACCAGCTGCTCGGGTCGCTGCGCGGTGAGCACAAGCGGCTGGAGTGCCTGGAAGTCACTCTGTCGGAGAAGAGCCGGACCTATCCTCTGTTCCAGCACCCGGGCACCGAGTTCATCTACATGCTCGAAGGCGTCATGGACTACAGCCACAGCCGGTCGGTGTACCGCCTGCACCCCGGCGATTCCCTGCAGATCGACGGGGAAGGCGCGCACGGCCCCGTCGACCTGGTCGAACTGCCGATCCGGTTCCTGTCGGTCATCGCGTTCCCCGACTCGCAAATCTGA
- a CDS encoding class II glutamine amidotransferase domain-containing protein translates to MCGIVGLHLRNPELHPRLGELLTGMLCEMSDRGSDSAGVAVYGDPTWTPPGHGCVSLLEIGASPDSVSEAIGSALGVQVSVTVLDATYLVTAEAESEALLAAARAAFPGALVAGFGDDLAVLKGVGEPRLLAEAWGLASAQGWQGVGHTRMATESAVTPSGAHPYAVGPDQCLVHNGSFANHATIRRQLRAAGVEFDSENDTEVGARFVATQLAAGRDVETALKELCATFDGFYTLLVSNRDSFAVVRDAIACKPAVIAETADWVAMASEYRALSGLPGVENAAIWEPEPEVVYAWTR, encoded by the coding sequence ATGTGTGGGATCGTCGGGTTGCATCTGCGCAACCCCGAACTCCATCCGCGACTGGGCGAACTGCTCACCGGAATGCTGTGCGAGATGTCCGACCGCGGTAGCGATTCGGCGGGCGTCGCGGTGTACGGCGACCCGACGTGGACACCACCCGGCCACGGCTGCGTCTCCCTGTTGGAGATCGGGGCGTCCCCCGACTCAGTCAGCGAGGCAATCGGTTCGGCGCTGGGCGTGCAGGTGTCGGTGACCGTGCTCGACGCCACCTACCTGGTGACCGCGGAGGCCGAGTCGGAGGCGTTGCTCGCCGCGGCACGCGCGGCGTTCCCGGGTGCGTTGGTCGCCGGCTTCGGCGACGACCTGGCGGTGCTCAAGGGTGTCGGCGAACCCCGCCTGCTGGCCGAGGCGTGGGGTCTGGCGTCGGCGCAGGGCTGGCAGGGTGTCGGGCACACCAGGATGGCCACCGAATCGGCGGTCACGCCGTCGGGCGCCCACCCGTACGCGGTCGGGCCCGACCAGTGCCTGGTGCACAACGGGTCCTTCGCCAACCACGCCACCATCCGGCGTCAATTACGCGCTGCCGGTGTCGAATTCGACAGCGAGAACGACACGGAGGTCGGGGCGCGATTCGTCGCGACACAGCTCGCGGCGGGCCGTGACGTCGAGACGGCGCTGAAGGAACTGTGCGCCACCTTCGACGGCTTCTACACCCTGTTGGTGTCCAACCGTGACTCCTTCGCGGTCGTACGCGACGCGATCGCCTGCAAGCCCGCGGTGATCGCCGAGACCGCCGACTGGGTCGCGATGGCGAGCGAGTACCGCGCACTGTCGGGGCTGCCCGGCGTCGAGAATGCAGCAATCTGGGAGCCCGAGCCTGAGGTGGTTTACGCATGGACGCGGTGA